A window of Solanum stenotomum isolate F172 chromosome 3, ASM1918654v1, whole genome shotgun sequence contains these coding sequences:
- the LOC125860810 gene encoding uncharacterized protein LOC125860810: MALQVPTRIPANLAPNGGNSGLRQAPNGLALKSSFFSPSIHLLLPPPSFSRAAPATAPKISMRVTSKQAYICRDCGYIYNDRTPFEKVPDSYFCPVCGAPKRRFRAYEPKVTKDANSTEVRKARKEQLKRDEAVGNVLPIAIGVGVVALAALYFYVNNTS; encoded by the exons ATGGCCCTGCAAGTACCCACTAGAATCCCAGCTAATTTAGCCCCAAATGGTGGCAACAGTGGCCTCAGACAGGCACCAAATGGTTTAGCattaaaatcttcatttttttctccatCAATTCATCTCTTGCTCCCACCTCCATCATTCTCTAGAGCAGCTCCTGCTACTGCCCCTAAAATCTCCATGCGTGTTACCTCTAAGCAAGCCTATATTTGCCGAGATTGCGG GTATATTTACAATGACAGAACTCCTTTTGAGAAAGTACCTGACAGTTACTTCTGTCCTG TATGTGGAGCTCCAAAAAGAAGATTCAGGGCATATGAACCTAAGGTAACCAAAGATGCTAATTCCACAGAGGTTCGTAAGGCCAGGAAAGAACAGTTAAAGAGAGACGAGGCTGTCGG GAACGTTTTGCCCATTGCTATTGGAGTTGGAGTTGTTGCACTTGCTGCTTTATACTTCTATGTCAACAACACTTCCTAG
- the LOC125860795 gene encoding uncharacterized protein At4g14100-like, with amino-acid sequence MLISGKSITISALLLLLFAASSLCFTVSIASESGDPIPTPWPEQFHSILFMNNNKGNLQIVDLWYDFPNGRNFNIIQNQLGKLLYDLEWNNHTSFYYTLDANKECRVAHFPVGLLRPTWLQDGNYLGQRYMDGFLCNVWEKVEFITYYEDVVTKRPVYWAFYTGMIAHVMTFEVGKVLEDPKWQAPVYCFKEAKEEQEISSPVRLVTDNDVSIGRLMGAAMDVSLPF; translated from the exons atgttGATTTCAGGGAAATCCATTACAATTTCcgctcttcttctcctcctcttcGCGGCGTCTTCTCTGTGCTTCACCGTCAGCATTGCGTCAGAATCCGGCGACCCAATACCTACTCCATGGCCGGAGCAATTTCATTCGATTCTCTTCATGAATAACAACAAGGGGAATCTACAGATCGTTGATTTGTGGTACGATTTTCCTAACGGCCGGAACTTCAACATTATCCAAAATCAATTGGGAAAACTCCTTTACGATTTGGAATGGAATAACCACACTTCGTTCTACTACACTTTGGACGCTAACAAAGAGTGCAGGGTCGCGCATTTTCCGGTGGGACTCCTTAGACCCACTTGGCTACAAGACGGAAATTATCTGGGACAGAGATATATGGATGGATTTCTCTGCAATGTCTGGGAAAAAGTTGAATTCATTACCTACTACGAAGATGTTGTTACTAAGAGACCTGTTTACTGGGCTTTTTACACAG GTATGATTGCACATGTAATGACATTTGAAGTAGGAAAAGTGCTAGAGGATCCAAAATGGCAAGCCCCTGTTTACTGTTTCAAAGAGgcaaaagaagaacaagagaTATCATCTCCTGTTAGGTTGGTTACTGATAATGATGTTTCCATTGGCAGACTCATGGGAGCAGCTATGGATGTTTCTTTACCGTTCTAA
- the LOC125860617 gene encoding succinate dehydrogenase assembly factor 2, mitochondrial, with protein sequence MANLRRALLFTIPRIINSSKTASVATSTLQSHNLYRPLAGTFSRFISSNETSSPINIDFSDEESKRRLFNRLIYRSKQRGYLELDLVLGKWVEEHIQSMDENGIKSLVHVLDLENPDLWKWLTGQEQPPDAISTNPVFSAVREKVMNNLNNHSSPETRAVPGKPWVRGWDDIKKGRDAPIAGNQ encoded by the exons ATGGCGAATTTGCGAAGGGCACTTCTCTTCACCATTCCTCGAATCATCAATTCCTCTAAAACAGCATCTGTTGCAACTTCCACACTCCAGTCTCACAATCTCTACAG GCCTTTAGCTGGAACATTTTCGcgttttatttcttctaatgAGACTTCATCGCCGATAAATATCGATTTTTCTGACGAAGAGAGCAAAAGACGTTTGTTTAACAG GCTTATTTATCGCAGTAAACAAAGAGGATACCTGGAGCTAGACCTTGTTCTTGGCAAGTGGGTGGAGGAACATATACAATCCATGGACGAAAATGGAATTAAGTCCCTTGTTCATGTCCTTGACCTG GAGAATCCAGATTTGTGGAAGTGGCTGACTGGTCAGGAGCAACCCCCAGATGCAATAAGCACAAATCCT GTGTTTTCTGCTGTGCGTGAAAAGGTTATGAACAACCTTAACAATCATTCTTCTCCCGAGACTCGTGCTGTTCCAGGAAAACCTTGGGTGAGAGGGTGGGATGATATCAAGAAAGGCCGAGATGCACCTATAGCTGGGAACCAGTAG
- the LOC125859839 gene encoding uncharacterized protein LOC125859839, whose product MDKKERAKEKKEKRRQEISLLRTIPYSDHQRWWSSETIAVVTGANRGIGFEIVHQLASHGITVVLTSRETAVGEEAVKVFQEGGLNVAFHQLDIVDPASIQTFCDWIKETYGGLDILINNAGVNFNFGKDNSVEFSEMVIQVNYFGTKNMIKALTPLMRPSPAGSRIVSVTSRLGRLNSKRNGISNVAVREQLENVDSLSEEVIDKTMNTFLEQVKDGTWESGGWPHVFTDYSLSKLAVNAYTRLMARIFEERPEGEKIYVNCYCPGWVKTAMTGWAGHVTIEEAADTAVWLALLPDQFVSGKFFAERREINF is encoded by the exons atggataaaaaggaaagggcaaaggaaaaaaaggagaaaagacgCCAAGAGATCTCTCTTCTACGTACTATTCCTTATTCTGATCACCAAAG ATGGTGGTCATCTGAAACAATTGCTGTTGTAACGGGTGCAAATAGAGGGATTGGATTTGAGATTGTTCATCAGCTTGCATCACATGGCATTACTGTTGTTCTTACGTCGCGAGAGACAGCCGTTGGGGAAGAAGCAGTGAAGGTCTTTCAGGAAGGAGGTCTAAATGTGGCATTTCATCAATTGGATATTGTGGATCCTGCATCAATCCAAACATTTTGTGATTGGATTAAAGAAACATATGGTGGCCTAGATATACTG ATCAACAATGCAGGAGTCAATTTCAATTTTGGCAAAGATAATTCTGTTGAATTTTCTGAAATGGTAATCCAAGTTAACTATTTTGGCACCAAAAACATGATCAAAGCACTTACTCCGTTAATGAGGCCTTCCCCTGCTGGTTCTCGTATTGTTAGTGTGACCTCGCGATTGGGTAGACTTAATAGCAAACGAAAT GGAATTTCAAATGTAGCAGTGAGAGAACAATTAGAAAACGTGGATTCGCTATCTGAGGAAGTTATCGATAAAACTATGAACACATTTTTGGAACAAGTAAAAGATGGAACTTGGGAATCAGGCGGATGGCCTCATGTGTTCACAGACTACTCATTGTCAAAGCTAGCAGTTAATGCATACACCAGGTTAATGGCAAGGATATTCGAGGAACGACCAGAAGGTGAAAAAATATACGTAAATTGCTATTGCCCGGGATGGGTGAAAACTGCTATGACTGGCTGGGCAGGCCATGTTACTATTGAAGAAGCTGCTGATACTGCTGTCTGGCTAGCTTTGCTCCCTGATCAGTTTGTGAGTGGTAAGTTCTTCGCTGAGAGGCGCGAAATTAACTTTTAA
- the LOC125860464 gene encoding calcium-dependent mitochondrial ATP-magnesium/phosphate carrier protein 2-like has translation MSGAVAEHVNHPVMAAKDRSGCCNPVKKPGPVSVDHVLSALRETKEERDLRIRGLFSFFDSDNVGYLDSVKIEKGLFAMQIPADYKFARELLTECDKNKDGRVDYPEFRKYMDDKELELYRIFQAIDVEHNGCILPEELWDALVKAGIQIDDDELARFVEHVDKDNNGIITFEEWRNFLLLYPHEATLENIYRYWERVCLVDIGEQAIIPEGINKHVHTAKYFLAGGVAGATSRTATAPLDRLKVVLQVQTNRASIGSTVREIWKDGGVLSFFRGNGLNVMKVAPESAIRFYAYEILKNVIAHTKGEEQGDIGASGRFVAGGMAGAVAQTAIYPMDLVKTRLQTHASEGGKVPNLGKLSKDIWIQEGPRAFYKGLIPSLLGIIPYSGIDLAVYETLKDLSRVYILQDREPGALVQLGCGTISGALGATCVYPLQVIRTRMQAQPTNTEAAYNGMSDVFRRTLQHEGPRGFYKGLFPNLLKVVPAASITYIVYEYMKKSLDLK, from the exons ATGTCTGGAGCTGTAGCGGAGCATGTGAATCACCCAGTAATGGCGGCTAAGGACCGGTCTGGTTGTTGTAACCCGGTGAAGAAGCCGGGTCCGGTTTCAGTGGACCATGTTTTATCAGCACTAAGGGAGACTAAGGAAGAGAGGGACCTTAGAATCAGAGGTCTATTCAGTTTCTTTGATTCCGACAATGTGGGTTACTTGGATTCTGTGAAAATCGAAAAGGGGTTGTTTGCTATGCAAATTCCGGCGGATTATAAGTTTGCTAGGGAATTGTTGACCGAGTGTGATAAGAATAAGGATGGGAGGGTGGATTATCCGGAATTCAGAAAGTATATGGATGATAAGGAGCTCGAGCTGTATAGGATTTTTCAGGCTATTGATGTGGAGCACAATGGGTGTATCTTGCCTGAGGAGCTCTGGGATGCCCTTGTAAAAGCTG gtATACAAATAGATGATGATGAACTAGCACGTTTTGTGGAACATGTTGATAAGGATAATAATGGGATTATCACTTTTGAAGAATGGAGAAATTTTCTTCTACTTTATCCACATGAGGCCACCTTGGAGAATATTTACCGGTACTGGGAGAGAGTATGTCTTGTAGATATTGGTGAACAAGCCATCATACCCGAAGGCATCAATAAGCATGTCCATACAGCTAAATATTTCCTTGCTGGGGGAGTTGCAGGAGCTACTTCTCGTACCGCTACAGCTCCCCTTGATAGGCTAAAGGTGGTTTTACAAGTTCAGACTAATCGTGCTTCTATTGGGTCCACTGTCAGAGAAATATGGAAGGATGGTGGTGTATTGAGTTTTTTTAGGGGCAATGGATTAAATGTGATGAAGGTTGCACCTGAAAGTGCAATTAGGTTTTACGCTTATGAGATCTTAAAAAATGTGATTGCTCATACGAAGGGTGAGGAACAGGGTGACATTGGAGCTTCTGGACGTTTTGTGGCTGGGGGCATGGCTGGTGCAGTAGCACAGACTGCTATCTACCCCATGGATCTTGTTAAGACTCGGTTACAAACTCATGCAAGTGAAGGTGGAAAGGTCCCCAACCTGGGAAAACTATCAAAAGATATATGGATTCAGGAGGGGCCTCGGGCATTTTATAAAGGGCTGATACCATCTCTTCTTGGAATTATACCTTATTCAGGCATTGATTTGGCTGTTTATGAAACACTGAAGGATTTGTCCAGGGTTTATATTCTTCAGGATAGAG AACCTGGTGCTCTTGTGCAACTTGGTTGTGGAACAATTTCCGGAGCGCTTGGAGCAACATGTGTTTATCCTTTGCAGGTTATAAGAACGAG AATGCAAGCTCAACCTACAAATACTGAGGCTGCTTACAATGGAATGTCTGATGTGTTCCGGAGAACACTTCAGCATGAAGGTCCCAGGGGCTTCTACAAAGGACTCTTTCCGAATCTTCTAAAAGTAGTGCCAGCAGCAAGCATTACTTATATCGTTTATGAATACATGAAAAAGAGTTTAGATCTCAAATAG
- the LOC125859866 gene encoding pentatricopeptide repeat-containing protein At5g61800 gives MVQIRCKQSTSFLIFTLKHQCKTISQVHQVHAQSITNGFLFSFSSTFILTQILHSFTSILSSLPTQPTTRYPSTIFNLIHNPSTFCYNTIIRAHTLLSSPNTSFFYFIKMRRNSVPPDSHTFPFVLKACGLLNSPFLGRTLHSQALKFGFLVDVFVCNNLVRVYTVSGSISDARRVFDESCDRNVISYNLIIDGYVKAGEIGEAREVFDEMPVRDAVSWGTLMAGYAKMNQCKDAIELFDQMVTLNVKFDNVTLVSALSACAQLGELEKGKMIHDYIKRKGIAIDSYLCTGLVDLYAKCGSIDIARELFEMSKDKKVFSWNAMLVGLAMHGHGQLLFDYFSRMVETGVEPDGVTFLALLVGCNHGGLIHEARRFFGEMEGVYGVPRELKHYGCMADLLARAGLIKEAMEMIETMPMAGDVFVWGGLLGGCRTHGHVELAVKAAENVMEVKPEDGGVYSILANVFADAGRWDDLVDIRRKRDRVKIKKSAGCSLIQLNGVAHEFISWDDLHPQNDEIYSILNCLLLNLKQYY, from the coding sequence ATGGTTCAAATAAGGTGCAAGCAGTCAACATCCTTCTTGATTTTTACACTGAAGCATCAATGCAAGACGATTTCACAAGTTCATCAAGTTCATGCTCAATCCATTACCAATGGCTTCCTCTTTTCTTTCAGTTCCACTTTTATCCTCACTCAAATCCTTCATTCCTTCACTTCCATTCTCTCTTCTCTTCCAACACAACCCACCACTCGCTATCCATCCACCATTTTCAATCTTATTCACAACCCATCAACTTTCTGTTACAACACCATCATTCGAGCACACACCCTTCTCTCTTCTCCTAATACTTCCTTCTTTTACTTCATCAAAATGCGGAGAAATTCAGTTCCGCCAGATTCCCACACTTTCCCTTTTGTTCTTAAAGCTTGTGGTTTACTGAATTCTCCGTTTCTGGGCAGGACCCTTCATTCACAAGCGTTGAAGTTTGGTTTTTTAGTTGACGTGTTTGTATGTAACAATCTTGTTCGTGTGTATACTGTTAGTGGTAGTATTAGTGATGCACGTAGAGTGTTTGATGAAAGTTGTGACAGaaatgttatttcttataatttaattattgatgGGTATGTGAAGGCTGGTGAGATTGGGGAAGCCAGGGaagtgtttgatgaaatgcctGTGAGAGATGCAGtttcttggggaacacttatgGCTGGATATGCGAAAATGAACCAGTGTAAAGATGCCATTGAGCTATTTGATCAAATGGTTACGTTGAATGTGAAATTTGATAACGTTACGTTGGTTTCTGCTCTCTCAGCTTGTGCACAACTGGGGGAACTCGAGAAGGGGAAGATGATACATGATTATATTAAAAGGAAGGGGATTGCGATAGATTCATACTTGTGTACTGGCTTGGTAGATCTATATGCCAAATGTGGCAGCATTGACATTGCTAGAGAGTTATTTGAGATGAGCAAGGACAAAAAAGTGTTTAGTTGGAACGCTATGCTAGTTGGATTAGCAATGCATGGCCATGGCCAGTTACTATTTGATTACTTCTCAAGAATGGTGGAGACTGGTGTTGAGCCTGATGGGGTGACTTTTTTGGCGTTGTTGGTGGGGTGTAACCATGGGGGTCTTATTCATGAAGCTAGAAGGTTCTTTGGAGAAATGGAAGGGGTTTATGGTGTTCCTCGAGAACTAAAACACTATGGATGCATGGCGGATCTGCTGGCACGTGCAGGGTTGATTAAAGAAGCTATGGAGATGATAGAGACAATGCCAATGGCTGGTGATGTGTTTGTCTGGGGTGGTTTGCTTGGTGGGTGTAGGACACATGGGCACGTCGAGCTAGCAGTGAAAGCTGCTGAAAATGTAATGGAGGTGAAACCTGAAGATGGTGGTGTTTATTCAATCTTGGCAAATGTCTTTGCAGATGCTGGCCGTTGGGATGACTTGGTCGATATAAGGAGAAAAAGAGACCGCGTAAAGATCAAGAAGAGTGCTGGTTGTAGTTTGATTCAATTGAATGGAGTGGCACATGAGTTTATTTCATGGGATGACTTGCACCCTCAAAACGACGAGATATACTCTATCTTAAATTGTCTGCTACTCAATTTGAAGCAATATTACTAA
- the LOC125859867 gene encoding sucrose nonfermenting 4-like protein isoform X1, translated as MVLVTFTWSHGGTHVFLCGSFDGWSEQIPMNLVEGSAAVFQRTVDVPPGYHKYKFLVDGIWQVDQDQLCVQDEYGAINNLVFVKESVSMPSTLIREDAQSKLVSGFTSSTHLEASSSSESQLKPVMQLNNEIDVSRHRLFMFLSSSQAYELIPNSGKVFALDTEVAVKQAFHIMYEQRLAVMPLWDGQNAMISGMLTAADFILILLKLQESHPMLTHDELEMHTISAWKYGKFQLQAEVSGAMIPPNRRVLQAGPDESLKDVALTLLQNKISAVPVLHSSEDGSSSQLLHTACLAGILNHICRHFRHSLEYLPIVQQPVGNLPFGTWTREVGGRASSRVLLTLHSGDLLSSALKLLIEGEISSIPIVDDNGALINVYSRSDITSLARGNVYARFRLDQMIMTQVLQVLDEASRDRCRTCTRFDSLYRIMEVLSDPTVRRVVVIDPNCRHVEGIITLRDVFNLLLG; from the exons ATGGTACTAGTTACCTTTACATGGAGCCATGGTGGTACTCATGTTTTTCTCTGCGGTTCCTTTGATgg ATGGAGTGAGCAGATACCGATGAATTTGGTGGAGGGTTCTGCTGCCGTTTTTCAGAGGACTGTTGATGTTCCACCAGGATATCATAAG TACAAATTCTTAGTTGATGGCATCTGGCAAGTTGACCAGGACCAGCTTTGTGTTCAGGATGAGTATGGTGCAATCAACAACTTAGTATTTGTTAAGGAATCGGTTTCCATGCCTTCTACCTTAATAAGAGAGGATGCTCAGTCAAAGTTGGTCTCAGGTTTTACTAGCAGCACACATCTAGAG GCTTCATCTTCAAGCGAGTCACAACTTAAACCAGTCATGCAGTTAAACAATGAAATAGATGTTTCCCGCCATCGTCTATTCATGTTTTTGTCATCTTCCCAAGCATATGAGCTGATTCCAAATTCGGGAAAG GTCTTTGCGTTAGATACTGAAGTGGCTGTGAAGCAGGCTTTTCATATCATGTATGAACAG CGACTTGCAGTGATGCCTCTTTGGGATGGACAGAATGCGATGATTTCAGGAATGCTTACTGCTGCTGATTTCATTTTGATCTTGTTGAAG CTCCAGGAAAGTCATCCAATGCTGACCCATGATGAGCTTGAAATGCACACGATTTCAGCTTGGAAATATGGAAAGTTCCAATTGCAAGCAGAAGTGTCAGGAGCTATGATACCTCCAAACAGAAGAGTACTGCAA GCTGGTCCTGATGAGTCGCTGAAAGACGTGGCCCTAACATTATTACAAAATAAGATATCTGCAGTTCCAGTTTTACATTCATCAGAAGACGGGTCATCTTCGCAGTTGTTGCATACTGCATGCCTTGCAGGAATATTAAATC ACATATGCAGGCATTTTAGGCACTCTCTAGAGTATCTGCCTATTGTACAGCAACCAGTGGGTAATCTTCCATTTGGCACCTGGACAAGAGAAGTTGGTGGAAGAGCAAGCAGCCGTGTATTGTTGACATTACACAGTGGAGACCTCCTTAGCTCTGCTCTTAAATTACTAATAGAAG GTGAGATAAGTTCAATACCTATCGTTGATGATAATGGAGCCCTTATAAATGTGTATTCTCGGAG TGATATAACCTCTTTGGCAAGAGGCAATGTGTATGCTCGCTTTCGGCTTGACCAGATGATAATGACTCAA GTCCTGCAGGTCTTAGATGAAGCATCCCGTGATCGTTGTAGGACATGCACACGCTTTGATTCACTGTATAGGATTATGGAGGTCCTTTCAGATCCAA CTGTGCGGCGTGTTGTGGTCATTGATCCCAATTGCCGGCATGTAGAAGGCATAATCACTTTGAGAGATGTGTTTAATCTTCTTTTAGGCTGA
- the LOC125859867 gene encoding sucrose nonfermenting 4-like protein isoform X2, whose protein sequence is MQYKFLVDGIWQVDQDQLCVQDEYGAINNLVFVKESVSMPSTLIREDAQSKLVSGFTSSTHLEASSSSESQLKPVMQLNNEIDVSRHRLFMFLSSSQAYELIPNSGKVFALDTEVAVKQAFHIMYEQRLAVMPLWDGQNAMISGMLTAADFILILLKLQESHPMLTHDELEMHTISAWKYGKFQLQAEVSGAMIPPNRRVLQAGPDESLKDVALTLLQNKISAVPVLHSSEDGSSSQLLHTACLAGILNHICRHFRHSLEYLPIVQQPVGNLPFGTWTREVGGRASSRVLLTLHSGDLLSSALKLLIEGEISSIPIVDDNGALINVYSRSDITSLARGNVYARFRLDQMIMTQVLQVLDEASRDRCRTCTRFDSLYRIMEVLSDPTVRRVVVIDPNCRHVEGIITLRDVFNLLLG, encoded by the exons ATGCAGTACAAATTCTTAGTTGATGGCATCTGGCAAGTTGACCAGGACCAGCTTTGTGTTCAGGATGAGTATGGTGCAATCAACAACTTAGTATTTGTTAAGGAATCGGTTTCCATGCCTTCTACCTTAATAAGAGAGGATGCTCAGTCAAAGTTGGTCTCAGGTTTTACTAGCAGCACACATCTAGAG GCTTCATCTTCAAGCGAGTCACAACTTAAACCAGTCATGCAGTTAAACAATGAAATAGATGTTTCCCGCCATCGTCTATTCATGTTTTTGTCATCTTCCCAAGCATATGAGCTGATTCCAAATTCGGGAAAG GTCTTTGCGTTAGATACTGAAGTGGCTGTGAAGCAGGCTTTTCATATCATGTATGAACAG CGACTTGCAGTGATGCCTCTTTGGGATGGACAGAATGCGATGATTTCAGGAATGCTTACTGCTGCTGATTTCATTTTGATCTTGTTGAAG CTCCAGGAAAGTCATCCAATGCTGACCCATGATGAGCTTGAAATGCACACGATTTCAGCTTGGAAATATGGAAAGTTCCAATTGCAAGCAGAAGTGTCAGGAGCTATGATACCTCCAAACAGAAGAGTACTGCAA GCTGGTCCTGATGAGTCGCTGAAAGACGTGGCCCTAACATTATTACAAAATAAGATATCTGCAGTTCCAGTTTTACATTCATCAGAAGACGGGTCATCTTCGCAGTTGTTGCATACTGCATGCCTTGCAGGAATATTAAATC ACATATGCAGGCATTTTAGGCACTCTCTAGAGTATCTGCCTATTGTACAGCAACCAGTGGGTAATCTTCCATTTGGCACCTGGACAAGAGAAGTTGGTGGAAGAGCAAGCAGCCGTGTATTGTTGACATTACACAGTGGAGACCTCCTTAGCTCTGCTCTTAAATTACTAATAGAAG GTGAGATAAGTTCAATACCTATCGTTGATGATAATGGAGCCCTTATAAATGTGTATTCTCGGAG TGATATAACCTCTTTGGCAAGAGGCAATGTGTATGCTCGCTTTCGGCTTGACCAGATGATAATGACTCAA GTCCTGCAGGTCTTAGATGAAGCATCCCGTGATCGTTGTAGGACATGCACACGCTTTGATTCACTGTATAGGATTATGGAGGTCCTTTCAGATCCAA CTGTGCGGCGTGTTGTGGTCATTGATCCCAATTGCCGGCATGTAGAAGGCATAATCACTTTGAGAGATGTGTTTAATCTTCTTTTAGGCTGA